Proteins encoded by one window of Salvia splendens isolate huo1 chromosome 7, SspV2, whole genome shotgun sequence:
- the LOC121741522 gene encoding uncharacterized protein LOC121741522, with the protein MVATRGRKKSASSDVTPEENKAAENGPAEALSASPTVDTIEPKEDAQLDEPKEDAQLDEPKEDAQLDENKDLLTDKTSNENFSEIPGEEGEKVTQVDNEHPSTPETESDGDNKAELGENAFEDDEIDDHEDMLWGDEDEAFEHDSEDRVLDEYEVSEEEATDEDDEGDEVSEEEATEEDEVSEEEAVKEKKGKENSQEKKGNGEQGARSAKVKKDGRDAKVKEDGRDSNKDESKASLKNIKKSNESSRKKKEQAGRLIKVDSEDKPESSRKRKVKKRVESMGMIFMCSSGTKKDCYQHGVFGLPENKKDIVKKIYTGMRLFLYDTDLKLMYGIYKAAGPGGYNIKPNAFKSQFPSQVRFKVLENCLPLLEEKFKKIIEKNYFTKTKFDCQLNSEQVKKLCRLFVASSKGRPSKKLGASLKAEKRLILRESSRRQKTGDKRRLPLREEVRHPEQPRKRQRKVMSSAATPRLRLPPPLPSTIPSSYGYDRALGTDAYRRDPYLKRRSPYKERHDRPLIRVDPYGGVRAPPIERSDRYRDGHEPPLERHYAYNSSRDSRIERRDPYIDGVDPYPRRRDPYGEGRAPYLEPRDPYRDGRDPYIETRESYRDGRDPYIERRDSLRDRRALYLERQVPYVDSAHSELYNSYRRPPLSDSRDFYRDDRGVELRDSYRLDELRSESDSRNRQDIVSRDAYVSNRERLSYADPLYPATYPSRAGLYRL; encoded by the exons ATGGTGGCTACCAGAGGCAGGAAAAAGAGTGCAAGCTCCGATGTGACCCCTGAGGAGAACAAAGCTGCTGAAAACGGTCCAGCCGAGGCACTTTCTGCTTCGCCGACAGTGGATACGATAGAGCCCAAGGAGGATGCTCAATTGGATGAGCCCAAGGAGGATGCTCAATTGGATGAGCCCAAGGAGGATGCTCAATTGGATGAAAATAAAGACTTGCTTACTGACAAGACAAGCAATGAGAATTTCAGTGAGATACCTGGAGAAGAAGGTGAAAAAGTGACACAAGTAGACAATGAACATCCGAGTACGCCAGAGACAGAATCAGATGGAGATAATAAGGCAGAACTGGGTGAAAATGCTTTTGAAGATGATGAAATAGATGATCATGAAGATATGCTGTGGGGGGATGAGGATGAAGCTTTTGAGCACGACAGTGAAGACAGAGTTCTTGACGAGTACGAGGTTAGTGAGGAAGAGGCTACAGATGAGGATGACGAGGGTGATGAAGTTAGTGAGGAAGAGGCAACAGAAGAGGATGAAGTGAGTGAGGAAGAAgcagtaaaagaaaaaaagggcaAAGAAAATAGTCAAGAAAAAAAAGGTAATGGTGAACAAGGTGCAAGGAGCGCCAAGGTAAAAAAGGATGGAAGGGATGCCAAGGTAAAAGAAGATGGAAGGGATTCTAATAAGGATGAATCAAAAGCCAGTTTGAAGAACATCAAGAAGTCAAATGAAAGTagcagaaagaaaaaggaacaaGCAGGCAGGTTGATAAAAGTGGATTCTGAAGATAAGCCAGAGTCATCACGCAAGAGAAAGGTGAAGAAGAGAGTGGAAAGCATGGGAATGATTTTTATGTGCAGTTCAGGGACAAAGAAAGACTGCTATCAGCATGGCGTTTTTGGTCTGCCAGAAAACAAGAAAGATATTGTTAAAAAGATTTATACTGGGATGCGACTCTTTCTATATGACACTGATCTGAAATTGATGTATGGAATCTACAAAGCTGCAGGACCTGGGGGTTACAATATCAAACCTAATGCCTTCAAATCACAATTTCCATCTCAG GTTCGCTTCAAAGTTTTGGAAAATTGCTTACCATTGCTTGAGGAGAAGTTCAAGAAGATTATCGAGAAGAATTACTTTACCAAAACCAAGTTTGACTGCCAATTGAACTCCGAGCAG GTCAAGAAACTCTGTAGGTTGTTTGTTGCTTCGAGCAAAGGGCGCCCATCAAAAAAGTTGGGTGCGAGTCTCAAAGCAGAAAAACGCCTCATACTCCGAGAGAGTAGTAGAAGGCAGAAAACAGGTGATAAGAGACGTCTTCCATTGAGGGAGGAGGTCAGACACCCTGAGCAACCTCGTAAGCGTCAGAGGAAGGTTATGAGCTCAGCAGCAACACCACGCCTTCGTCTTCCACCACCACTGCCTTCTACGATTCCTTCCTCATATGGCTATGACAGAGCTTTAGGCACAGATGCTTATAGGCGAGATCCATATTTGAAGCGCCGTAGCCCTTACAAAGAGAGGCATGATCGGCCCCTAATTCGTGTTGATCCTTACGGAGGTGTGCGAGCTCCACCTATAGAACGTAGTGATCGCTACAGAGACGGGCACGAACCTCCTCTAGAACGTCATTATGCTTACAATAGCAGCCGAGATTCACGTATAGAACGCCGTGATCCTTATATAGATGGCGTGGACCCTTATCCAAGGAGGCGTGATCCTTATGGAGAAGGAAGGGCTCCATATTTAGAGCCTCGTGATCCATACAGAGATGGACGGGATCCATACATAGAGACACGTGAGTCTTACAGAGATGGGCGAGATCCATACATAGAAAGACGTGATTCTCTTAGAGATCGACGAGCTCTGTATCTGGAGCGCCAGGTTCCATACGTAGACAGTGCACATTCTGAGCTTTATAACTCATACAGGAGGCCTCCATTATCAGATAGCCGTGATTTTTATAGAGATGACCGAGGGGTTGAGCTCCGGGACTCTTATAGGCTAGATGAACTCCGGTCCGAGTCAGACTCAAGGAATCGTCAGGACATTGTTAGCCGTGATGCTTATGTTTCAAACAGGGAGCGGTTATCCTATGCAGACCCTCTGTATCCTGCAACATATCCGTCCCGGGCAGGTTTGTATCGTCTTTAG
- the LOC121810363 gene encoding uncharacterized protein LOC121810363 → MTTFASRDEAYEHLTVDGFIPGYTDWIAHGELPSILASRRENQQNNVEALGDDDMQGLVHDVFGVPNEDGYTDDTNSQMDSEIANGQAREFYRLIDDSNQPLYEGCAKFSKLSFIIRLLHLKCLGRLNNKVFDMLLDLLRDVFPYAMVGLPKSYYEADKLMKKLGLGYEKIDACPNDCTLYWGVNENKTSCDTCHKLRWCTTDKDPTGEKRKVAQKVLWYFPLKPRLQRLFMSSKTASHMRWHAESRTKDGYMRHPADSPAWSTFDSLHPDFAEESRNVRLGLASDGINPFKNMSVSHSTWPVILFPYNLPPWMCMKESSFMLSLLIPGPSAPGQNIDIYLQPLIADLKDLWEVGVETYDASKKQNFQLRASLLWTISDFPGYAYLSGWSTQGEYACPVCNKETHSIRLKHGGKYCYMGHRRFLPKEHEFRKNRRLFDGTVEFGEAPQQLSGDMVMDDLRDFTMKYGKLVKDNPKLFSWKKKSIFFELPYWKDNMVRHNLDVMHTEKNVCESICATLLDLDGKSKDNYKSRQDLEQMGIRPELHPITNERGKVYLPAAAYTMSKKERTIFCQVLKNLKVPDGYASNISRYLGTLKSYVRNRSKPEGSIAEGYLAEECLRFCSLYLADYVESKFNRASRNETITDNTKIGLDVFTINGRSLGKGTAMRLDDVTLKKAHQYVLFNCEAVRPYIEQYWAVVEQSHPHVARHQLERIHSERFAGWFAQYVEGLTVHVENPTLRALKLLARGPNIIGVKYKKYIVNGFRFHTKDLECTKKTQNSGVRVKATTSSFSSTRDQNPILSELDYYGILTDVVELDYNCGHIVVLFDCEWVSKGKRLKIDADGFTLANFSNVIRHNEPFILASQAEQVFYVEDPTESQWSVVVSAAARAHYDMEPIIDVETYLQSNICVPADSIESDDFGWVREDIDGIEVDLNE, encoded by the exons ATGACAACATTTGCGAGTAGAGACGAAGCGTATGAACATTTGACAGTCGATGGATTTATTCCTGGATACACGGATTGGATAGCTCATGGAGAACTTCCTAGTATTCTTGCTTCTAGGCGTGAAAACCAACAAAATAATGTAGAGGCTTTAGGTGATGATGATATGCAGGGTTTAGTTCATGATGTCTTTGGAGTTCCAAATGAAGATGGATATACAGACGATACTAATTCCCAAATGGATTCGGAAATTGCTAATGGGCAAGCAAGAGAGTTCTATAGATTGATTGATGATTCAAACCAGCCTTTATATGAAGGATGTGCTAaattctcaaaactatcattcatAATCCGTTTGTTGCATTTAAAGTGTCTTGGGAGATTAAATAATAAGGTATTTGATATGCTATTGGACTTACTAAGAGATGTTTTTCCTTATGCCATGGTTGGTCTACCAAAGTCTTATTATGAAGCTGATAAATTAATGAAAAAGCTAGGACTTGGTTATGAGAAAATTGATGCTTGTCCGAATGATTGCACTCTGTACTGGGGGGTGAATGAAAACAAAACTTCATGTGACACATGCCATAAGCTTAGATGGTGTACTACTGATAAAGATCCCACGGGTGAGAAAAGAAAGGTTGCCCAAAAGGTGTTGTGGTATTTTCCACTCAAACCAAGGTTGCAAAGGTTGTTCATGTCTTCAAAAACGGCATCCCATATGAGATGGCATGCTGAAAGTCGTACGAAGGATGGGTATATGAGGCATCCCGCCGATTCCCCAGCATGGAGCACATTTGATAGTTTGCATCCTGATTTTGCTGAGGAATCTCGCAATGTTCGATTGGGATTAGCGTCAGATGGAATTAATCCCTTCAAAAATATGAGTGTATCACACAGCACGTGGCCTGTCATATTGTTTCCATATAACCTTCCTCCATGGATGTGCATGAAAGAGTCTTCTTTTATGTTATCTCTATTGATACCCGGTCCATCAGCTCCTGGacaaaatattgatatttattTGCAACCACTTATTGCTGATCTAAAGGATTTGTGGGAAGTAGGAGTTGAAACGTATGacgcatctaaaaagcaaaattTTCAGCTACGTGCTTCATTGTTATGGACAATTAGTGATTTTCCAGGATATGCCTATTTATCCGGATGGAGTACCCAAGGTGAATATGCATGTCCGGTATGTAACAAAGAAACACATTCTATTAGACTGAAACATGGTGGAAAGTATTGTTACATGGGGCATCGAAGATTCCTACCTAAAGAACACGAGTTTCGGAAGAATAGACGACTCTTCGATGGCACCGTTGAGTTTGGAGAAGCACCGCAACAACTATCTGGCGATATGGTGATGGATGACTTGAGAGACTTTACTATGAAATATGGTAAGCTAGTTAAAGATAATCCAAAGCTTTTCAGTTGGAAAAAAAAGAGTATATTTTTTGAGTTGCCATACTGGAAAGATAATATGGTTCGTCATAATCTCGATGTCATGCATACTGAAAAAAATGTCTGCGAGAGCATCTGTGCCACATTGTTGGATTTGGATGGTAAATCAAAAGATAATTATAAATCACGCCAAGACTTGGAACAGATGGGAATAAGACCTGAACTTCATCCAATTACTAATGAACGGGGAAAAGTTTATTTACCTGCGGCAGCTTATACAATGAGCAAGAAGGAGAGAACAATATTTTGTCAGGTTTTGAAAAATCTCAAAGTTCCTGATGGTTATGCCTCAAACATCTCAAG ATATTTGGGCACATTGAAATCATATGTTCGTAATCGAAGTAAACCTGAAGGTTCGATTGCTGAAGGATATCTAGCAGAAGAATGTTTGAGATTTTGCTCTTTGTATTTAGCTGACTATGTGGAGTCAAAGTTTAATCGAGCATCTAGGAACGAAACTATTACAGATAATACAAAAATAGGATTAGATGTATTTACGATTAACGGTCGTTCTCTTGGAAAAGGAACTGCAATGAGATTAGATGACGTAACATTGAAGAAAGCTCATCAATATGTATTGTTCAACTGTGAGGCTGTCAGACCATACATTGA GCAATATTGGGCAGTAGTTGAACAATCTCATCCTCACGTTGCACGTCATCAGTTGGAACGTATCCACAGTGAAAGGTTTGCTGGTTGGTTTGCTCAATAT GTTGAAGGGTTAACTGTCCATGTGGAAAATCCAACATTAAGAGCTCTGAAGTTACTTGCTCGCGGGCCTAATATAATTGGAGTGAAATATAAAAAGTATATTGTAAATGGTTTTCGGTTCCACACGAAAGATTTGGAGTgtacaaagaaaacacaaaatagTGGGGTGCGTGTTAAAGCTACAACGTCAAGTTTTTCAAGTACTAGGGATCAAAATCCAATCTTAAGCGAGTTGGACTATTATGGAATTCTAACCGATGTCGTTGAGCTGGATTACAATTGTGGACATATAgttgtgttatttgattgtgaATGGGTGTCAAAAGGAAAACGATTGAAGATAGATGCTGATGGATTTACATTAGCTAATTTTTCAAATGTGATACGCCATAATGAACCATTTATTCTTGCATCTCAAGCTGAGCAAGTCTTCTATGTAGAGGATCCAACTGAATCACAATGGAGCGTAGTTGTCTCTGCTGCAGCACGAGCTCATTATGACATGGAACCTATTATCGATGTGGAGACTTACTTACAAAGTAATATTTGTGTTCCTGCTGATAGTATAGAGTCGGATGACTTTGGTTGGGTTCGTGAAGACATTGATGGAATAGAGGTTGACTTAAATGAATGA
- the LOC121741523 gene encoding uncharacterized protein LOC121741523 isoform X2, translated as MTSKRRGQCSKSVRLQDEPDVSQQRLKTSEGFTTKTSIGRRVYSRNLHQKTLDMVTPSHHSHESVPPLENESLSVDVEQQEDEGIASSAEIVEKQSRGPTYMKNIWGRPLNLPPIHVEYNEFGQAIGGEDSTLCHFLGSIARSGNYCPIDIKSWHAIPKERKTEMIDIVKLRFHVPIIAEKWILESIGLKWRNWKHYLKTRYWADVPIEHLIDDRDERVLEVQWINLLAYWRTEHAKNASKRNKKAREKKLMNQRTGKKSFAQVKAKMSAMEDCNDQSLEGSDDAIGPDDIFAQIMGKDRPGHVRMMGRGVRPSDLWNETSKSTSNRLLVEYREKIERLEARLATQERVCGSQADTMPNVIVSKPSSVNATTAHIDQVGTYVSLRSIFTKKIVAKGCIHSIDPSTKMLGLNWCEINVKVVVEPKEQLIRPYDNLQELSQTVGRMIAWPCFLVEPIM; from the exons ATGACTTCTAAACGACGGGGGCAGTGTAGCAAAAGTGTTCGTTTGCAAGACGAACCAGATGTTTCACAACAAAGGTTGAAAACCAGTGAAG GTTTCACTACTAAGACATCAATAGGCAGAAGAGTTTATAGTAGAAATCTACATCAAAAAACTTTGGACATGGTCACACCTTCGCACCACAGCCATGAAAGTGTGCCACCATTGGAGAATGAGAGCTTGAGTGTTGACGTCGAACAACAAGAAGATGAAG GTATTGCATCTAGTGCTGAAATTGTTGAAAAGCAAAGTAGAGGCCCTACGTATATGAAAAATATTTGGGGTCGCCCTCTAAACTTGCCCCCCATTCATGTTGAATATAATGAGTTCGGTCAAGCTATAGGTGGTGAGGATAGCACGCTCTGCCATTTCCTAGGTTCGATAGCAAGAAGCGGTAATTATTGTCCTATAGATATTAAAAGTTGGCATGCCATTCCAAAGGAGAGAAAAACTGAGATGATTGACATTGTAAAG TTACGATTCCATGTCCCTATCATTGCTGAGAAATGGATTCTGGAATCTATCGGGCTTAAATGGAGAAACTGGAAGCATTACTTGAAAACGAGATACTGGGCTGACGTACCTATCGAGCATTTAATAGATGATAGGGACGAAAGAGTTTTGGAAGTTCAATGGATCAATCTCCTTGCCTATTGGAGAACGGAACATGCAAAG AATGCAagcaaaagaaacaaaaaagcGCGAGAGAAAAAGTTAATGAATCAAAGAACAGGAAAGAAGTCGTTTGCTCAAGTTAAAGCAAAAATG TCAGCAATGGAAGATTGTAATGATCAATCTCTTGAAGGTTCGGACGATGCAATTGGTCCAGATGATATCTTTGCCCAAATTATGGGGAAGGATAGACCCGGCCATGTTAGGATGATGGGTAGGGGAGTGCGTCCTTCAGATTTATGGAACGAAACTTCTAAAAGCACATCAAACCGTTTGCTAGTGGAGTATCGAGAAAAGATTGAACGGCTAGAGGCAAGGCTTGCAACACAAGAAAGAGTTTGTGGTTCACAAGCAGACACTATGCCAAATGTGATAGTCTCTAAGCCTTCCTCAGTAAATGCTACAACAGCTCATATTGATCAG GTTGGTACATACGTGTCTCTGAGAAGcattttcacaaaaaaaattgttgcCAAAGGATGTATTCATAGCATAGATCCAAGTACAAAAATGTTAGGATTGAATTGGTGTGAAATAAATGTTAAAGTTGTGGTTGAACCTAAGGAGCAATTGATCAGACCCTACGACAACTTGCAAGAGCTTTCCCAGACAGTTGGTCGTATGATTGCTTGGCCATGTTTTTtg GTGGAACCCATTATGTGA
- the LOC121741523 gene encoding uncharacterized protein LOC121741523 isoform X1, with translation MTSKRRGQCSKSVRLQDEPDVSQQRLKTSEGFTTKTSIGRRVYSRNLHQKTLDMVTPSHHSHESVPPLENESLSVDVEQQEDEGIASSAEIVEKQSRGPTYMKNIWGRPLNLPPIHVEYNEFGQAIGGEDSTLCHFLGSIARSGNYCPIDIKSWHAIPKERKTEMIDIVKLRFHVPIIAEKWILESIGLKWRNWKHYLKTRYWADVPIEHLIDDRDERVLEVQWINLLAYWRTEHAKNASKRNKKAREKKLMNQRTGKKSFAQVKAKMTKELGQCPSRVQLFKTCFVSSNGSTSDAVSSKISAMEDCNDQSLEGSDDAIGPDDIFAQIMGKDRPGHVRMMGRGVRPSDLWNETSKSTSNRLLVEYREKIERLEARLATQERVCGSQADTMPNVIVSKPSSVNATTAHIDQVGTYVSLRSIFTKKIVAKGCIHSIDPSTKMLGLNWCEINVKVVVEPKEQLIRPYDNLQELSQTVGRMIAWPCFLVEPIM, from the exons ATGACTTCTAAACGACGGGGGCAGTGTAGCAAAAGTGTTCGTTTGCAAGACGAACCAGATGTTTCACAACAAAGGTTGAAAACCAGTGAAG GTTTCACTACTAAGACATCAATAGGCAGAAGAGTTTATAGTAGAAATCTACATCAAAAAACTTTGGACATGGTCACACCTTCGCACCACAGCCATGAAAGTGTGCCACCATTGGAGAATGAGAGCTTGAGTGTTGACGTCGAACAACAAGAAGATGAAG GTATTGCATCTAGTGCTGAAATTGTTGAAAAGCAAAGTAGAGGCCCTACGTATATGAAAAATATTTGGGGTCGCCCTCTAAACTTGCCCCCCATTCATGTTGAATATAATGAGTTCGGTCAAGCTATAGGTGGTGAGGATAGCACGCTCTGCCATTTCCTAGGTTCGATAGCAAGAAGCGGTAATTATTGTCCTATAGATATTAAAAGTTGGCATGCCATTCCAAAGGAGAGAAAAACTGAGATGATTGACATTGTAAAG TTACGATTCCATGTCCCTATCATTGCTGAGAAATGGATTCTGGAATCTATCGGGCTTAAATGGAGAAACTGGAAGCATTACTTGAAAACGAGATACTGGGCTGACGTACCTATCGAGCATTTAATAGATGATAGGGACGAAAGAGTTTTGGAAGTTCAATGGATCAATCTCCTTGCCTATTGGAGAACGGAACATGCAAAG AATGCAagcaaaagaaacaaaaaagcGCGAGAGAAAAAGTTAATGAATCAAAGAACAGGAAAGAAGTCGTTTGCTCAAGTTAAAGCAAAAATG ACCAAAGAACTTGGACAATGCCCATCTCGTGTTCAACTATTCAAAACTTGTTTTGTTTCTTCAAATGGAAGCACAAGTGATGCTGTCTCTAGCAAAATT TCAGCAATGGAAGATTGTAATGATCAATCTCTTGAAGGTTCGGACGATGCAATTGGTCCAGATGATATCTTTGCCCAAATTATGGGGAAGGATAGACCCGGCCATGTTAGGATGATGGGTAGGGGAGTGCGTCCTTCAGATTTATGGAACGAAACTTCTAAAAGCACATCAAACCGTTTGCTAGTGGAGTATCGAGAAAAGATTGAACGGCTAGAGGCAAGGCTTGCAACACAAGAAAGAGTTTGTGGTTCACAAGCAGACACTATGCCAAATGTGATAGTCTCTAAGCCTTCCTCAGTAAATGCTACAACAGCTCATATTGATCAG GTTGGTACATACGTGTCTCTGAGAAGcattttcacaaaaaaaattgttgcCAAAGGATGTATTCATAGCATAGATCCAAGTACAAAAATGTTAGGATTGAATTGGTGTGAAATAAATGTTAAAGTTGTGGTTGAACCTAAGGAGCAATTGATCAGACCCTACGACAACTTGCAAGAGCTTTCCCAGACAGTTGGTCGTATGATTGCTTGGCCATGTTTTTtg GTGGAACCCATTATGTGA
- the LOC121741523 gene encoding uncharacterized protein LOC121741523 isoform X3 codes for MTSKRRGQCSKSVRLQDEPDVSQQRLKTSEGFTTKTSIGRRVYSRNLHQKTLDMVTPSHHSHESVPPLENESLSVDVEQQEDEGIASSAEIVEKQSRGPTYMKNIWGRPLNLPPIHVEYNEFGQAIGGEDSTLCHFLGSIARSGNYCPIDIKSWHAIPKERKTEMIDIVKLRFHVPIIAEKWILESIGLKWRNWKHYLKTRYWADVPIEHLIDDRDERVLEVQWINLLAYWRTEHAKNASKRNKKAREKKLMNQRTGKKSFAQVKAKMTKELGQCPSRVQLFKTCFVSSNGSTSDAVSSKISAMEDCNDQSLEGSDDAIGPDDIFAQIMGKDRPGHVRMMGRGVRPSDLWNETSKSTSNRLLVEYREKIERLEARLATQERVCGSQADTMPNVIVSKPSSVNATTAHIDQEQLIRPYDNLQELSQTVGRMIAWPCFLVEPIM; via the exons ATGACTTCTAAACGACGGGGGCAGTGTAGCAAAAGTGTTCGTTTGCAAGACGAACCAGATGTTTCACAACAAAGGTTGAAAACCAGTGAAG GTTTCACTACTAAGACATCAATAGGCAGAAGAGTTTATAGTAGAAATCTACATCAAAAAACTTTGGACATGGTCACACCTTCGCACCACAGCCATGAAAGTGTGCCACCATTGGAGAATGAGAGCTTGAGTGTTGACGTCGAACAACAAGAAGATGAAG GTATTGCATCTAGTGCTGAAATTGTTGAAAAGCAAAGTAGAGGCCCTACGTATATGAAAAATATTTGGGGTCGCCCTCTAAACTTGCCCCCCATTCATGTTGAATATAATGAGTTCGGTCAAGCTATAGGTGGTGAGGATAGCACGCTCTGCCATTTCCTAGGTTCGATAGCAAGAAGCGGTAATTATTGTCCTATAGATATTAAAAGTTGGCATGCCATTCCAAAGGAGAGAAAAACTGAGATGATTGACATTGTAAAG TTACGATTCCATGTCCCTATCATTGCTGAGAAATGGATTCTGGAATCTATCGGGCTTAAATGGAGAAACTGGAAGCATTACTTGAAAACGAGATACTGGGCTGACGTACCTATCGAGCATTTAATAGATGATAGGGACGAAAGAGTTTTGGAAGTTCAATGGATCAATCTCCTTGCCTATTGGAGAACGGAACATGCAAAG AATGCAagcaaaagaaacaaaaaagcGCGAGAGAAAAAGTTAATGAATCAAAGAACAGGAAAGAAGTCGTTTGCTCAAGTTAAAGCAAAAATG ACCAAAGAACTTGGACAATGCCCATCTCGTGTTCAACTATTCAAAACTTGTTTTGTTTCTTCAAATGGAAGCACAAGTGATGCTGTCTCTAGCAAAATT TCAGCAATGGAAGATTGTAATGATCAATCTCTTGAAGGTTCGGACGATGCAATTGGTCCAGATGATATCTTTGCCCAAATTATGGGGAAGGATAGACCCGGCCATGTTAGGATGATGGGTAGGGGAGTGCGTCCTTCAGATTTATGGAACGAAACTTCTAAAAGCACATCAAACCGTTTGCTAGTGGAGTATCGAGAAAAGATTGAACGGCTAGAGGCAAGGCTTGCAACACAAGAAAGAGTTTGTGGTTCACAAGCAGACACTATGCCAAATGTGATAGTCTCTAAGCCTTCCTCAGTAAATGCTACAACAGCTCATATTGATCAG GAGCAATTGATCAGACCCTACGACAACTTGCAAGAGCTTTCCCAGACAGTTGGTCGTATGATTGCTTGGCCATGTTTTTtg GTGGAACCCATTATGTGA